The genomic interval ATCTACATTAGAAGACCACTTGTAGACATCTACAAATCCAGGTCCAACCATTTCCCAAAGCTCGTCTGCAGAGACTTCGATGACTATTTCTCTTTCTACATCAAATCCATGTTGTGCCATGACTATTCCATTTAGGGTGAATAAAACGACTAGTGTTGCTAGGAACTTCTTCATCGTGCATTGATTTAAGTTACAAGACAAAGATCCGGGGAATAGGGGGTCGGGCTTTTCCGAAAAGGTCCGCTTACTTTCTGTTTTGGTTTAAGCGGTAAGCTGACGGGGAAAGGTCGTACTTGTTGTGGAAGTTGGCGCTGAAGGTGGTCACGTCTTGGAAGCCGGAATCGTAAGCGATACTTGAGATGGGCTCAGTGGTGCAGAGGATGCGGTTGGCGGCATGTTCCAGCCGGCGGTTCTTGATGTAACGGGCCGGGGATTCGCCGAATTCCTTTTTGAATTCCCGTTTGAAGGTGGACAGGCTCATGTTGCAGATAAAGGCCAGTTGGTCCATGCTCAGGGAATTGAAGAGATTGCGCTCGATGGTCTGCACAAACTCCATATTGACCGGGGCGAAGATTTCGGAGAGCAGCTGCCGAATATTCTCGTAATTCTCGCTTTTCAGCAGAATCATCATGAGCTCCTTGAGTTTGAGAATACCGAGTTCCTCGTCGAGTAAACTGGGCTCTTCGAAGTAGATGGACAGGTTGGTCACGTACTGCTCAATGAGCCGGTTGTCCACGAACTGAGGCGGGCTCTGGTTCCCATCGGCTTTCAAGAAACTGGGCACTTCATTTTTGTAGATGGTCTTCAGTAGATCCGGATACAGGTATATGGCGATCGCTTCGCATTCTTCTCCTCCTTTGGCGGGTACGTAGCGCTGCACGTAGTTGTTGCAGTTTTTTACCACGGCTTCGTTTTCCCCTATTCGGTGGACGCCACGAGAATCGTAGCTCAGCATGTTTCCTTCCACCATGTAGAAAAAACAGGCGAAGTCTTGAATGGACCCTTGCATGTCCATAGGGGTGCTGAAGCGCGCCTTCTGAAAAAGCGGTCTTCCCTGAAATTCGATGATTTGGCTACTGATGATCATGCCCCAAAACTAGGTGAACCCAAGTTCGGGGACTTTCTGAAAAAGTCCAAGTTATTATCCGTGTTGGAAGAAGTCGCGGATACCACTCAGGATACTCTGCATGGCATAGGAGGCCAGAATAAGCCCCATGATCTTGGAAATAATAGTGATGCCGTAGATACCAATGACCTTCTGGAGTCGACTAGCCGCTAATAGAACAATCATGGTTAAAAGGACTATGACCAAGACCAATACGGTAGTGAGGGCTTGTTCATTCAAGGAATAGAGGTGGTTGTCCGTAAGGAGTACTGCGGCCATGATGGCTCCTGGTGAAGCAATGGAAGGAATGGCGACCGGGAAAACCGTCACGTGCTTGTAGTCTTGAATCAGTTCAACTTCGCTCGCTGGCTTTCCTTGACCAAAGACCATAGTGAGAGCGAATAGAAATAGAATCAAACCGCCGCTGATCTGAAAGGCGTCCAGGGAAATGTGCATCCATTCCAAGATGATTTGACCGACAACAATGAAAAAGAGGAAAATGCCAAAGGCGACTAGGGGCCCAATAATAGCCACTTTCCGCGTGTGCTGTCCGTTGAGCTGTTTGGTGGCTTCAAGATATACGGGTATGGAACCGATCGGATCGATGACCGCGAAGAGAATAACAATCTGGGCAAGGATATGCGACCACATGGGCGAATAGATCTTATTCGATGCGCACGCCTCGAGAGGTAAAGGAGATTCCCTGCTGCCCAGAGGTGGAGATCATCACCGTCTCCATCAAAGGCTCAGGAGACCCTGCTTCGTGTTTCCATTCGATTAAGAAGTTACTGCCCGGGCCACCTGATTCATCGCTCTCATTGATCACGATTTCGACGGTTTCCATCGGCAATAAGTAAACGGGCTTGGTGAGGTGTTCTTGAACCAAGTTTCCATGAGTGTCGTAGTAGTTGGCACTGGTTAAGAACAGCGTGTCTTTAACGCTGGTATTTCGGATACTCGCGGTAACGGTCAAAGCGTGCAGGCGTTTTTCCGTTTGACTGTAGATTCCCGAATACACAGGAACATAAGTGACGCCTCGGTCCAGAGAATCCAAGCGAACGACGTTGGTTTCGCGTTCCTTCCAATTGATCACCGGCTTTTCATCATTGCCTTTGGGTGACGAAGGGCTCATACAACTCACGAGCATCAATATCGGGAGTGCAGCGAGAAAACGAGAAACAGTTCGGTTCATGGTATAGGATTTAATGCGTATCGGGCTCTGGCAGAATATCCCATGTATGGTCCGCCATTAACCTTACCGAAGCTACGAATTCTGGATAGGATTTCGAACGCCCCCATTCCCGGGGTCCAATGAGAGACAATACACTTTCGTTGTCCTCCTTGCGGTACAAGTGGTAAACGTGATTGATTTCCGGGGAGAAATTCATTTCTGCAGCATAGATCATTTCGGAAATTTCCTTTCGGTCCTCGATGGCCTTGGCCTGCTTTGCGAGCAATTCAATTTGATCTTTAATTTGGCCCAATTGCTGGTCCGTCTGCTCATACATGGCACTCAAGGCCTTCACACGAACCTTCTTTTTATCGACCTTCTCAATCTTGGCGCTGCCCACATGGTGCTCGTACTCCAAGGTACTCGGCTTTTCGGCCACCTTGTCCTTGTCAATCGGATTCTTGAATTCTTCGCTCATTTCAATATCTCTTGTGTCCGCCTCCGTATACTTCTGTTTGGCGCTGTGTGCCTTGCTAAGATACGGCGACTTTCGCTCTTCACTTGAGGCCATTTCTGCGCCTCCCAAATCCATTTTCTGGCCCTACGGGCCGATGCTGCCACATCCACAACAGGTCGCGGATAGTCAATGCCCAAACGCAATTCGTACAGCTCTTGTTCCATTTCCGTCATTTTCCAAGGCTCATGAATAAATTCGATCGGCAAGTCAGTCAATTCCGGGATCCATCGTTTGATAAACAAGCCTTTTGGATCGTGATCTTCACCTTGCTTGATTGGATTGTACATGCGCACCGTATTGATCCCCGTAACGCCTGCCTGCATTTGAATTTGTGGAAAGTGAATGCCCGGTTCAAAATCCAAAAAGACGTTACCCAAATGCTGAGCTCCGGCTTGCCAGGGCTGCCATAGGTGATGGGTTAAGAAGCTCACCAACATGGCCCGCATTCGGAAGTTGAGAAAACCCGTTTCATTCAAACAGCGCATACAGGCATCGACCATAGGGACTCCTGTTTGCCCAGCCGTCCAGGCTTCTACTAGCTCTTGATCGACGGGCTTTTCCAACGCCGCGAACCCCCGGTTGATGTCCTCGAACTCCATACGGCACTCACTTTCAAACTTTTGAATGAAATGACAGTGCCAGTGAATTCGGCTGATGAAGGCTTGAAGGTTTCGCTTATTCCCCCGCTCCAAAGCACCCCGAGCTGCTTGATACACCTGGCGGATACTTATGGTGCCCCACGCCAAATGAGGACTCAATCGAGATCCGCTCGATCGAGCTTCGCTCGGTTTGGAGATATGACGTTGATAATTAATGCTGCGCTCCTCGAGAAAAGACTTGAGACAGGCGTGTGCTGCAGCTTCTCCCGGTTCCTGATAGGCCTCTGAATAATCGCTCCAAGCTTTCCGTAAGTCTTCCGGCAATTCGAACGACTCCACATCCATATCCGAGACCCAGCTTCCTTTGGACCAATCTGGGTTTTTCTTGGGCTGTAGCATAAGCGAGCGCCACTCCGCATCCCAATTTTGTCGGTTCTTCCGACCTCGCCGAACGCCCTGCTGTCGGTACTCATGCCACTGCACGCCATTTGCCCGAGCCCAGAGTCCAACAGATTGGTCTCGATCAAAGGTGAGTCTTAAGCCGACTTCGAGATGCGAGTATATAGTCTTGGGTTGAAGTTTCTCGAAGACGTCAAGGGCCTCTCCATAACAAAGAACGGCTTTGCCGCCGTGCCCATGAACACGCCGCTGAAACTCCAGCCAGCTGTGGTACATGAATTGCCAATGACGCGTACTCATTTCGGAATGCGCCATCAGAGAAGGTTCAACAATCCAGACGATAAGCGTAGGTTCTCCAGAAGCTACAGCCGCGAATAGAGGTTCGTGGTCACGAGTTCGGAAGTCCCGTTTGATCCAAACAAGATTCACAGTTCCTCTATGTTTTCGAGGACCCACTCTGCGCGTTGCATGATTTTGGCTCGCTGCTCCGGGTCCATTCGGTCTAGATTCCGGTAGGCCATCCCGATGCGCGGATTCTTGCCGAACTCCTCGCGATGTCGTTCATAGAAATGCCAGTACAGACTGTTGAAAGGGCACGCTTTATCACCGGTCTTTTCCTTGAATTGATAGTGGCATCCCGAGCAGTAGTTGCTCATCTTGTTGATATAATTTGCGCTAGAGTTATAGGGCTTGGTTCCCACAATTCCGCCGTCTGCAAATTGACTCATCCCCCGGGTGTTTGTGATCTCGACCCACTCGAAGGCATCGATGTAAATGCCCAAATACCAACGGTCCAATTCATCGGGATTTATACCGGCCAAAAGCGCGAAGTTTCCGGTGACCATCAAACGCTGAATATGGTGGGCGTAAGCGTGGTCTAAACTCTGCTTCACCGAGTGGCGGACGCAGTTCATCTTGGTTTCTCCCGTCCAAAAATAGGAGGGAAGGGGACGATCGGCCCGTAGGGCATTCTTCTCGGCATAATCCGGCATATGCGCCCAATAAACGCCGCGCATATATTCACGCCACCCAATGATTTGCCGCACAAAGCCCTCAATTTGGTTCAGCTCAATGTCGTCGCGCTTTCGGTATTCGGCGATGCACCGATTCACCACATCGAGGGGATGGAGCATCTTCGTGTTCAGCGCAAAGCTCAATCGACTGTGATACCCACTCCAGTCATCGGTGTGCATGGCATCCTGATAGGTCCCAAATTGCTGGAGCAGATGCTCTGCGAAGTAGTCCAGCACTTCTTGCGCCTCACGGCGCGATGTCGGCCAAGGCAACCGTTCCTCATCCAGGTTGCCAATGGTCTCTACTCCCTCTCGATCCAGCATTTCCACAATATCACGGACGTCATGGGCGAATTCCAAGGGCTCTGGAAACACGACGTTCTTGGGGAATTTTTTGCGGTTGGCCCCGTCGTAGTTCCACTTTCCGCCTTCAGGTTCTCCTGCCACCATCAAGAGATCGTATTTCTTTCGCATGGAGCGGTAGAAGCTCTCCATCAAATAGGTCTTTTTCCCTTTGAAGAATTCAGCGAGTTCCGTGCGTTTGGTCAAAAAGTGCTCGGTATCAACACCTTCTGTTGGAATGCCCAAGTCCATTCGTTGAAGGAGTTGGTCCAGACGATATTCGTCGGGCCACTGATATTCAAATCGTTCGATCCCGTATTCTGCGATGAGTCTCTGAAGGTTTCCTTCAAATCCGCTATTGTCGGGTGCGTCCAAAGCGATATAGGTCACCTGATGCCCCGCAGATTCAAGGGCTTTGGCAAAGCGGCGCATGGAGGCAAAAAGCGCACAAACTTTTTGAATATGATGAGGTGCATAGTCCGTTTCGGACCGCACTTCCATCAGGACATAGTGGACATTTGGAGTCTTCTCTTTGTACCATGAATGGGCGGCATTGAGCTGATCTCCGAGAATAAGGCGCAGGGTTTTCACATTTGGAGAACAACCTAGAGTCCTCAGCGGTTTACAACTCATGCGAATTTGGGGAATTGATTACGGATCCAAGATGGCCGGGACTACCGCCATAGCCTCTACAGAGGGCGAAGGCGTACGCATTTACTCCTCCGTAAAGGGTCAAGATGCGGATAAAATGATCTTGGATATTGCCCTCGGGGAAAGGCCTGAAATCATATTTCTAGACGCTCCCCTGAGTCTGCCTGGTGCTTATTTTGGTGATGGAGACGACTATTTCTACCGCCCGGTGGACCGAGAAGTCGGGGCCATGTCGCCCATGTTTCTCGGTGGATTAACGGCAAGAGCCATGCGCCTGAAGAAGCAGTTGGAAGAGCAGTTGGGTAAAGTGATCATTCTGGAATCATATCCCAAGCTCAGAGCAAGAGAACTGGAGTTGAACGAGGAGGTTTACAAAAAGGACTTCAGTGGCCTTCCTGCTTTTTTGACTCGGTTGAAAGAAGAACACCCTCATTGGGAACTGCAGGGAGAACTCAAAAACTGGCATGAGTTCGATGCGCTTTTGGCCTTGAGTTCCGCAGAGCGGTACCAGAAAGGCGCACACCGCACCTTTGGTCCCGAAGACCGGGCTCGAATCTACATTTAGGCCGTCAAATTTCCCCTACCTTCGTGCCGTGAGGCACCTTTTCACATATCGCTATCACGTGGCCGTCGGCTTGATCCTTCTCGTGTTTGTCGCCAATCTTTTTGTGGACATCATGGAGGTAGATGCGGCTCAGTATGCGGAGATCAGCCGGGAGATGGCCGAGACCGGTAGCTATCTCCAGGTCTTTGAACGAGGAAAGGATTACCTCGATAAGCCTCCTTTGCTGTTTTGGCTCTCCAGTTCGAGTTTTACCCTGTTTGGCTACCACAATTGGAGCTTTAAACTACCCGCACTTTTTGTCCTCCTTTTGGGGATCTTTTCGACCTATAAGCTGGCCTCCATGTGGTACGATCGGCGTATCGCGCGGATGGCCGCATTGATTCTGGGAACGACCCAGGCCATGCTCTTGATGACCAATGATGTGCGGACCGATGGAATCTTAACGGGATTTACCGCCTATGCGCTATGGCAGCTCAGTGCCTTCCTACAACACGGTCAATGGAAGTATTTGTTGGGGAGTAGTTTAGGGGTGGCCTTGGCCATGATGTCGAAAGGACCTATTGGGATTGTGTTTCCCGGTATTGCCGTGGGTGGTCATTTGTTGTTGACCAGAGACTGGAAAAACATACTGAATTGGCGTTGGCTGGTTTTTTTGTGCTTTGCCCTTTTGCTTCTCACTCCAATGCTCTGGGGACTTTATCAACAGTTTGATCTTCACCCGGAGAAGCACGTCTACGGTCTGGATGGGCCAAGTGGTATTGAGTTCTTCTTTTGGACCCAGAGTTTTGGAAGGGTAACAGGAGATATTTACTGGGAAGACGACAGCGGACCGTTGTTTTTTATCGGATCGATGCTCTGGGACTTCAGTCCTTGGATGCTCTTTTTCATCCCGGCTTGGGTTTCGGGATGGATTCGCATTGTCAAGAACGGATTTCGCGTGAAGGAAGGGCACGAAGCATTGGCTATCTCGGGGTTCACCTTCACCTTTATCGCCCTGAGCTCTAGTCAGTTCAAGCTCCCGCATTACATATTCCCACTGTTTCCTCTAGCCGCGATTCTCACGGCTCGTTACATCTGGTTCCTCGTTCAAAAGCAAAGGGCCTGGTTCAATCGCCTCGCCATTGCTCAAGGGATTTTTATTGTGCTCTTTGCGGCCTTGGCCATGATGAATGATCTTCAGTTTTTCCCGACCTCCTCAGTATGGCCGTATGCTGTGGCTCTAGTTCTCCTGCTACTTACGCTTTGGTTCTATATTCGCGGCGAAGGCTTGGACCGATTACTTCTGCCGACAACACTCATCATGGTGCTCTTCGGGTCCACGACCGCCACTCGATTCTACCCTGAACTGCTCAAATATCAAAGTACCAATGAAATTGGGCGATGGGCTACAGCAAGGGAAATACCTGATACGGCGCTCTACTTTAGTGGGTTTTACGGCCATGGACTGGACTATTACGGTCAGCGTATCACGCCGAGTTTGAATGTTGAAGGCGTAGCCCATCGCGCCGTAGGCGAATACTTATTTGTTGCAGAAGAAAAGAAGGCGGTACTAGACTCCGTCTATGCGCCGTTTTACGAAATCGAACGGACCTTGCCCGATTACCCAGTGACGCGTCTGAGCCTAGGGTTTCTAAATCCGGAAACGCGCGATCAGTATTTGCGTGAGATGT from Cryomorphaceae bacterium carries:
- a CDS encoding deoxyribodipyrimidine photo-lyase → MNLVWIKRDFRTRDHEPLFAAVASGEPTLIVWIVEPSLMAHSEMSTRHWQFMYHSWLEFQRRVHGHGGKAVLCYGEALDVFEKLQPKTIYSHLEVGLRLTFDRDQSVGLWARANGVQWHEYRQQGVRRGRKNRQNWDAEWRSLMLQPKKNPDWSKGSWVSDMDVESFELPEDLRKAWSDYSEAYQEPGEAAAHACLKSFLEERSINYQRHISKPSEARSSGSRLSPHLAWGTISIRQVYQAARGALERGNKRNLQAFISRIHWHCHFIQKFESECRMEFEDINRGFAALEKPVDQELVEAWTAGQTGVPMVDACMRCLNETGFLNFRMRAMLVSFLTHHLWQPWQAGAQHLGNVFLDFEPGIHFPQIQMQAGVTGINTVRMYNPIKQGEDHDPKGLFIKRWIPELTDLPIEFIHEPWKMTEMEQELYELRLGIDYPRPVVDVAASARRARKWIWEAQKWPQVKSESRRILARHTAPNRSIRRRTQEILK
- a CDS encoding glycosyltransferase family 39 protein — translated: MRHLFTYRYHVAVGLILLVFVANLFVDIMEVDAAQYAEISREMAETGSYLQVFERGKDYLDKPPLLFWLSSSSFTLFGYHNWSFKLPALFVLLLGIFSTYKLASMWYDRRIARMAALILGTTQAMLLMTNDVRTDGILTGFTAYALWQLSAFLQHGQWKYLLGSSLGVALAMMSKGPIGIVFPGIAVGGHLLLTRDWKNILNWRWLVFLCFALLLLTPMLWGLYQQFDLHPEKHVYGLDGPSGIEFFFWTQSFGRVTGDIYWEDDSGPLFFIGSMLWDFSPWMLFFIPAWVSGWIRIVKNGFRVKEGHEALAISGFTFTFIALSSSQFKLPHYIFPLFPLAAILTARYIWFLVQKQRAWFNRLAIAQGIFIVLFAALAMMNDLQFFPTSSVWPYAVALVLLLLTLWFYIRGEGLDRLLLPTTLIMVLFGSTTATRFYPELLKYQSTNEIGRWATAREIPDTALYFSGFYGHGLDYYGQRITPSLNVEGVAHRAVGEYLFVAEEKKAVLDSVYAPFYEIERTLPDYPVTRLSLGFLNPETRDQYLREMYLLRITSEPSLRVPQYP
- a CDS encoding DUF2452 domain-containing protein, with protein sequence MSEEFKNPIDKDKVAEKPSTLEYEHHVGSAKIEKVDKKKVRVKALSAMYEQTDQQLGQIKDQIELLAKQAKAIEDRKEISEMIYAAEMNFSPEINHVYHLYRKEDNESVLSLIGPREWGRSKSYPEFVASVRLMADHTWDILPEPDTH
- a CDS encoding cryptochrome/photolyase family protein, which gives rise to MSCKPLRTLGCSPNVKTLRLILGDQLNAAHSWYKEKTPNVHYVLMEVRSETDYAPHHIQKVCALFASMRRFAKALESAGHQVTYIALDAPDNSGFEGNLQRLIAEYGIERFEYQWPDEYRLDQLLQRMDLGIPTEGVDTEHFLTKRTELAEFFKGKKTYLMESFYRSMRKKYDLLMVAGEPEGGKWNYDGANRKKFPKNVVFPEPLEFAHDVRDIVEMLDREGVETIGNLDEERLPWPTSRREAQEVLDYFAEHLLQQFGTYQDAMHTDDWSGYHSRLSFALNTKMLHPLDVVNRCIAEYRKRDDIELNQIEGFVRQIIGWREYMRGVYWAHMPDYAEKNALRADRPLPSYFWTGETKMNCVRHSVKQSLDHAYAHHIQRLMVTGNFALLAGINPDELDRWYLGIYIDAFEWVEITNTRGMSQFADGGIVGTKPYNSSANYINKMSNYCSGCHYQFKEKTGDKACPFNSLYWHFYERHREEFGKNPRIGMAYRNLDRMDPEQRAKIMQRAEWVLENIEEL
- a CDS encoding DUF429 domain-containing protein, whose amino-acid sequence is MRIWGIDYGSKMAGTTAIASTEGEGVRIYSSVKGQDADKMILDIALGERPEIIFLDAPLSLPGAYFGDGDDYFYRPVDREVGAMSPMFLGGLTARAMRLKKQLEEQLGKVIILESYPKLRARELELNEEVYKKDFSGLPAFLTRLKEEHPHWELQGELKNWHEFDALLALSSAERYQKGAHRTFGPEDRARIYI
- a CDS encoding MarC family protein codes for the protein MWSHILAQIVILFAVIDPIGSIPVYLEATKQLNGQHTRKVAIIGPLVAFGIFLFFIVVGQIILEWMHISLDAFQISGGLILFLFALTMVFGQGKPASEVELIQDYKHVTVFPVAIPSIASPGAIMAAVLLTDNHLYSLNEQALTTVLVLVIVLLTMIVLLAASRLQKVIGIYGITIISKIMGLILASYAMQSILSGIRDFFQHG
- a CDS encoding helix-turn-helix transcriptional regulator yields the protein MIISSQIIEFQGRPLFQKARFSTPMDMQGSIQDFACFFYMVEGNMLSYDSRGVHRIGENEAVVKNCNNYVQRYVPAKGGEECEAIAIYLYPDLLKTIYKNEVPSFLKADGNQSPPQFVDNRLIEQYVTNLSIYFEEPSLLDEELGILKLKELMMILLKSENYENIRQLLSEIFAPVNMEFVQTIERNLFNSLSMDQLAFICNMSLSTFKREFKKEFGESPARYIKNRRLEHAANRILCTTEPISSIAYDSGFQDVTTFSANFHNKYDLSPSAYRLNQNRK
- a CDS encoding DUF3124 domain-containing protein; the encoded protein is MLVSCMSPSSPKGNDEKPVINWKERETNVVRLDSLDRGVTYVPVYSGIYSQTEKRLHALTVTASIRNTSVKDTLFLTSANYYDTHGNLVQEHLTKPVYLLPMETVEIVINESDESGGPGSNFLIEWKHEAGSPEPLMETVMISTSGQQGISFTSRGVRIE